The Chitinophaga niabensis genome segment TGTGGGATTATGTGATCACACCCAGGAGTGCATCGCTGCCGGCAGCTTACCAGGGAAAGATCCTGGTGCCCTTTGCAATTGAATCTGCTATGTCCGGCGTTGGCAAAACAGTTGGGAAAGATAGCCTGCTCTGGTATCATACTTCTTTTACCATGCCTGCTTTCAAAAAAGGGAACAGAACGCTCCTGCATTTTGGTGCCGTAGACTGGCAGATGACCTTATACATCAACGGGCAGGAAGTGGGCAGCCACCGCGGTGGTTTTGACCCCTTCTCTTTTGATATCACCGGTTTCCTGAAAAAGACCAAAACACAGGAGATGGTGGTGCGTGTATGGGACCCTACAGACCAGGGCACACAACCCAGGGGTAAACAGGTGCGTAAACCGGAAGGGATCTGGTATACCCCTGTAACCGGTATCTGGCAAACGGTATGGCTGGAATCAGTACCTGTTACTTATATCGCTTCCACAAAACAAACGCCGGACATTGATCAGCAAACGCTGACAGTAAGCACTACGATAGTGAACCCTGTACCCGGCGATAAAGTAAGGGTTTCCGTATGGAACGGAACGGACATGATCTCCGAAGAGTCCGTGGAACCCGGTGCCACTGCGGTATTGAAGATCCCCAATATGAAGTTATGGTCTCCGGAAGATCCTTTCCTTTATGATCTGCGTTATGCGATCGTGCGGAAAGAAAAACCGGTAGATGAAGCGCAAAGTTATTTCGCGATGCGTAAAACTTCCATCGGCAAAGATAACAACGGCGTTCTGCGTATGCTGCTCAACAATAAGTTTGTGTTCCAGTACGGCCCGCTGGACCAGGGTTGGTGGCCTGATGGTTTATATACTGCACCAACAGACGAAGCCCTGAAGTTTGATGTGGAGAAAACGAAGGAGATGGGCTTCAATATGATCCGTAAACACATTAAAGTAGAACCTGCCCGCTGGTATTATCATTGCGATAAACTGGGTATGCTGGTATGGCAGGATATGCCCAGCGGCGATCTTGGCAACCGCTGGGAGCCAAGGCCCGGCATTGTTGGCCGTGGTACTGAACAGAAACGCAGCAATGAATCTGAAAGAGCTTACCGCGAAGAATGGAATGCTATCATGGAGGCTTTGCATAATGTTCCTTCTATCGTAGTATGGGTTCCCTTCAATGAAGCCTGGGGCCAGTTCAAAACAACGGAGATCACAGAGTGGACGATGCAGAAAGATCCTTCCCGCCTCGTGAACAGTGCGAGCGGTGGTAACTTCTTCCTCACCGGTCATATCATCGACCTTCACAACTACCCGGACCCCGCGATGCCCCAACCTGATATCTACGGCGCTAAACAAGCAATCGTGCTTGGTGAGTTCGGTGGGCTGGGCCTTCCGGTAGACGGTCACGTATGGCAGCAGAAAGATAACTGGGGTTATCAGAGCTTTAAAACACCGGAAGAGTTGTTTAAAAGGTACAGCACCTTTACAGATCGCCTGGAAGATCTGATCCGCCAGGGACTTTCAGCAGCTGTATATACGCAAACCACAGATGTGGAAGTAGAGATCAACGGATTGATGACCTACGACAGGAAGGTGATCAAAAATCCCCTTGCTTCTTTCTATGAGGTAAATAAGAAATTATATAATCCTGCACTGGTGGTGATCAAACCATAACAGCGAGCCCCGATGGATCACATCGGGGCTTTTTTCTTTCCTATGAACCTGATCACGGAACCCTTGCCGATATGGAACTTCCCTTCATTCAAAAGTATTTCCTCTTCCGCTAACAGCACGGTTTCATAGTTCTTAAAATCAGCCGTTATTTCTTCTTTTGAATACAGTTGATGAATGTCTTTCGGGCCGCCCACCTTTGGATCTGACTTTACATAGTGTAAATGCCGCTTGCTGAACGCCTCGAAAATAATAATACCACCAGGTTTGAGATAGGTATCCAGCTTGACATGCAAGGCGGATTTTTGATCCGCTGGAAAATGTGCATAGATCAACCCGATGGCATCGAATGTTGCCGCTTTGAATTCCAGTTGTTCCAGGTCGCCAACAATATACTCCAGCGAAACCTGCTGCTCCCTCGCTAATTGCAGCGCCTTGTATTGCCCTTCCTCACTCAGGTCAAATGAAGTTACCTTCCAGCCCAGTTGTGCTGCAAATACCCCGTTACGCCCTTCCCCGTCTGCCGGCATTAGTATAGCGCCCGCTTCAAACTTTGGCAGCCATTCTTTAAAGAATAAATTGGGTGTTTTGCCATAGGCAAATTCCTGCTCCCTGTATCTTTCATTCCATATCTGTTTCATGGATCAAAGGTAGATACAGCGCTAATCTGAGGGATAGGATAATTATGCAGTTTAACGGTACTTCTGCCTAAATGCCTCCGGGGAATATCCTGTATGTTTTTTGAAGAACCTGATAAAGTAGGAAACGTCTTCATAACCCAGGTACCAGGCTACCTGGTTCACCTGTTCCGTGGTGGCCAGCAAATATCTTTTGGATTCCAGGATGATACGTTCATTAATGAGCCCGGAAGATGTTTTACCCAGCGTTGCTTTGGTAATGGCATTCAGCTGATAAGGGGAGAGGTGTAACATCGCTGCATATTGAGATGCCTGTTTGTGCTCAGTAATATGTGTTTCCAGTAATGATAAGAATTCCTCCAGGCGTTCCTGTTCATAAGTGGCGGCATTGCTTTTGCCATGCAGGCGGAGTAGTTCTATAAAAAAAATATCAAGGTTCGCTTTGATCACCTTTTGATAACCTTCCTGCTGATCGGTGTATTCCCGGAAGATATAGGTTAATATGGAATGCAGTTTTGAAAAACTTTCAGCATTTGGCTGATAATAATTTGTACTGCTTTTTGTAGTATGAAAACCGGCTTTAAATGCCAGCAGGTAACCTTTACTTCCTGCTTTGAGCGTGAGTTCATGTACCTGCCCCGGACGCATGAAGAACACGGTGTTATCGCTCACTTCGTATGGGATAAAGTCTATGGCATGCGTACCTTTCCCTTTCTTTAAAACCAGCAGGTAAAAGAAATCATGCCTGTGCAGCTCCTGCACCATATCACCAACCTCTCTTATGCTAAAACTTTCTGTGGAGCCTGCTTCTTTAATATGCCTGATCGGGATCTGCTTCATTATCTATATAAATGTGCGGGTGCCGGAAAGGCTTTCTCTAAAACCCTTCGGTGTACAGCCTTTTTTCTTTTTAAAGATACGGTTGAAATTAGAGATATTATGAAAGCCGCATTTGTAAGAGATCTCTGCAATGGAATAACGCGTATTCACCAGCATCCGGCAGGCATGGCCTAATCTTATTTCGTTCAGGCTGTCTATAAAGCTTACACCCGTACATTTCTTAATGAAGCGGCTGAAAGATACTTCCGTCATGTTAGTGAGCCTGGCGATATCTCCCAGGTTCACTTCCTTGTCGTAATTATTGTTCATGTATTCAAAAGCCTTTTCAATCCGCCGGCTGTTATGGTTGACCAGTCCTTTCTGAAAAGAGCTGTCTGATAAAGTACGCATGTTCCGGGAGATAGACAGGTCGTGCAGGATGGACATTAATTCCAGTACGGAGTCAAAGCCATTCTTCTGGTTGAGCGTAAGTAAACGGGGGCTTAATTGTTTAATGGTTTCAGGAGAAAAGAGGATGCCGTTGGCAGCGCTTTCAAACATGCTCCGCATAAAACGCAGCTGGTTCTTACGCAGCAGCTTTTCATCTATCAGGTCCTTATGAAACTGAATGGTCACTTCTGTGATCGCCTTGCTTTTACATTCATGGGTGA includes the following:
- a CDS encoding AraC family transcriptional regulator, yielding MKQIPIRHIKEAGSTESFSIREVGDMVQELHRHDFFYLLVLKKGKGTHAIDFIPYEVSDNTVFFMRPGQVHELTLKAGSKGYLLAFKAGFHTTKSSTNYYQPNAESFSKLHSILTYIFREYTDQQEGYQKVIKANLDIFFIELLRLHGKSNAATYEQERLEEFLSLLETHITEHKQASQYAAMLHLSPYQLNAITKATLGKTSSGLINERIILESKRYLLATTEQVNQVAWYLGYEDVSYFIRFFKKHTGYSPEAFRQKYR
- a CDS encoding glycoside hydrolase family 2 protein, whose amino-acid sequence is MKKLFTLLLLTSSFAQAQDWKVVPGKITTPWSEKVTPDSVLPEYPRPQFVRESWKSMNGLWDYVITPRSASLPAAYQGKILVPFAIESAMSGVGKTVGKDSLLWYHTSFTMPAFKKGNRTLLHFGAVDWQMTLYINGQEVGSHRGGFDPFSFDITGFLKKTKTQEMVVRVWDPTDQGTQPRGKQVRKPEGIWYTPVTGIWQTVWLESVPVTYIASTKQTPDIDQQTLTVSTTIVNPVPGDKVRVSVWNGTDMISEESVEPGATAVLKIPNMKLWSPEDPFLYDLRYAIVRKEKPVDEAQSYFAMRKTSIGKDNNGVLRMLLNNKFVFQYGPLDQGWWPDGLYTAPTDEALKFDVEKTKEMGFNMIRKHIKVEPARWYYHCDKLGMLVWQDMPSGDLGNRWEPRPGIVGRGTEQKRSNESERAYREEWNAIMEALHNVPSIVVWVPFNEAWGQFKTTEITEWTMQKDPSRLVNSASGGNFFLTGHIIDLHNYPDPAMPQPDIYGAKQAIVLGEFGGLGLPVDGHVWQQKDNWGYQSFKTPEELFKRYSTFTDRLEDLIRQGLSAAVYTQTTDVEVEINGLMTYDRKVIKNPLASFYEVNKKLYNPALVVIKP
- a CDS encoding AraC family transcriptional regulator, encoding MKNDIFREITPLTQHDCFMIFSRTKDKFDFPLHYHEELELNLILNAPGAQRIVGDHIDAITDLELVLVGPNLNHGWFTHECKSKAITEVTIQFHKDLIDEKLLRKNQLRFMRSMFESAANGILFSPETIKQLSPRLLTLNQKNGFDSVLELMSILHDLSISRNMRTLSDSSFQKGLVNHNSRRIEKAFEYMNNNYDKEVNLGDIARLTNMTEVSFSRFIKKCTGVSFIDSLNEIRLGHACRMLVNTRYSIAEISYKCGFHNISNFNRIFKKKKGCTPKGFRESLSGTRTFI
- a CDS encoding class I SAM-dependent methyltransferase, with translation MKQIWNERYREQEFAYGKTPNLFFKEWLPKFEAGAILMPADGEGRNGVFAAQLGWKVTSFDLSEEGQYKALQLAREQQVSLEYIVGDLEQLEFKAATFDAIGLIYAHFPADQKSALHVKLDTYLKPGGIIIFEAFSKRHLHYVKSDPKVGGPKDIHQLYSKEEITADFKNYETVLLAEEEILLNEGKFHIGKGSVIRFIGKKKAPM